The DNA segment TAATCACTTTCTATGCATGCTCTGATCTAGCTCGCAGAATTCTTCTCACTTTGTTTTTCCTCCAGGACGAATAAAACAACACCCAGACactgacgtgtttttttttctgcagcccCACCCGCGTGCACAGACGCGTAAACAGCCCAGAACCGGCGACACTTGTTCCAAAATACCACAACAACGTGTGCCAAGTTGAGTGTTTTCATAAAAAACAGGCGAGAGACCGGAGCAAGATGTTTACCTCCATGAAGTTGAGGAACAAATTTGTCtgggtatttattttttaccaagTAAATGATTTGCAAACATTCACTATTTGACTAAGAGCTAAAGTTGGACCTGCAGAAGTGTCCAACATGACCCTGCACATATCTGCACGCAGGCGcctccacccctccctccctcactctctctctctctctcggatGCACACAATCTCTTCCCTCCCACCCTCCCTCACTCTCAGTGCAGCAGTTCACGGGAAACGATCCAGCTGTGGGCGACTTTTACCAATACACGCTCACTGCTCCTCTCAGTTCTTCAGCGACTGCGCCAGAGATGCCTCGCCCACCCCGGTGAGAGCCCCCGATTGTTCCTCTTCTTCCCTTTTCAACAATGAGAAAAGAACGATTATTATTGGCCGTAACCCTCATCGCCATCTTCTCCGCTGACCTCTACTTCATCCTCCTGCCTAAGCTACGCAACGTTGAAGGATTGGGACAGTTTTGCTCGTGTCGCCGTGGCAACTTCATCTTCCCCGCTCGGTTCTCCATCTGGACTTCTGTCCCGCTCCAGGATGTGTACGCTTCTGGACTCCCCAATGGGGGTTCTAAACTTGACAGCTTGTTCGCCCATCCTTTGTATAACATCCAGAACCCGACGCTGGAAGCAGAGGAGAGGTtgctccaggtggagctcctgATGAATTACTACAGGAAGAAAATATCACGATGGGAAAGGTCAGCTTTTGTCTTCTTAGCATCCCTCTCACACGAGTGTCGCTTAATTTACGGCCGTTCAACCCAGCGGCGAAAATAAACACACTTTGGCATCAGCGCGTGATAACAAAGCTGGGAAATCACAAACAAGGTTTTTGAAAAACACAAAGATGTCTATGTGCTCATTCAGCAAGAGTGGAAAGGAACAAGAATTACGAGCAGTCAAGTTCTACTTTATTGCTATTTCCACTTCTCGAAAGCAATTTGTGGTTAGGTTGCCTTTAAAGTCATGACTCTTCCTCAGACACATGAAGTTGTACAACGAAGCCGCGTCGACCTCCAACATCACCATGACCCAACACCGAGTGGACTTTGACGTCGACGCTAGCTGGCTCAAGTTCCACACGGGAATTAGTCGCCATGCTCTGTACTCCCGTCATGACCCTGCCGTCACGCGGCTGCTCGCGGACATGCGGGACATGATGGTGGTCAACGCAGGTGAGACAGTTGGACTCACTTTTCAAGTCGCCGCCATTTGTAATGTGGGAAATTGTTGCAGATTACACTCAAGATGAGAAGGCCCTGAAAGGAGCGTGTGATTGCAGCCAAGGTAAGGTCAGTCCTCCTTTTCACATTACATGTCCACTTAAAAGTTATTTTAGGATAATGGTTGGTTGCTGTGTATCTATTCAGTGGTGAAGCCCAGTGGGCACCACCTGAAACTGGCGCTGAAGATGCAGAACTTTGGCAAGGCCATGTTCAAGCCAATGAGGTGAGCGCAGCCTCATTAACCATCTTCAAACTCGTAAATGATGTTTTTATACCTCTGTGTCAGGCAGGAGAGAGACGAGGAGACTCCAGATGACGTCTTTTTCTTTGTGGATGTCCAGAGACACAATGCAGAGATTGCTGCCTTTCACTTGGACAGGTATCCTTCACATCTTTCCAAGAAGTTCAGTTAGCCACATCGGAAAATAGGAGTGGTCTAatgcaaattaaataaataaataaataaataaataaataaataaataaataaataaataaataaataaataaataaataaataaataaataaataaataaataaataaataaataaataaataaataaataaataaataaataaataaataaataaataaataaataaataaataaataaatttacttTTGTGGTATTCTGTTAGGATCTTGGACTTTCGAAGAGTTCCACCGGTGGTTGGCAGGTATCTGAACCTTACAGGCGAAGTGCTCCAAGTGACCCGAAATGATGACCTACGGGCTGTTTTCTTCACCTcacctggtaaaaaaaaaaaaaaaaaaaaagtcatttagtaTTGACACTTTTGAACTCGGCATCGTCGACAGTATGCTGTATTATTCGTAGCGGATTTGGCGCCGTCTTGCGGACAAATAACAGCATTACATCTAGCTCGAGCGAAAGAACTTttccgtttttctttttcagtaagTAAATATTAGAAAAACAAATTGACTCTACAAATacgccaaaacacacacatcctGATGCATGAAGCCTAAATTGTAGCTAAATTAAGCAGGCCACATGAAATAaagttatatataaatatatatatatttttctcatCTCATTACAGCAAACAACACTTGCTTTTTCTCCAAATGCCTGTACACATGCAAGACAGAATACGCAGTTTGTGGACACCCCGACCTCCTGGAAGGTTCTTTGTCCGCCTACCTGCCCAGCCTCAGCATCGCTCCCCGTATCTCCATCCCCAACCCTTGGATACGCTCCTACACTTTCACCGGCCAGGAAGAGTATGAACCCCATTTGAATCGATCTTAGTAATAAATCAAAAAAAATCTGGATCATATGTTATCAATTTTCTGGAAAAGATGGCAGGTGAATCCATCCTACTGCGACAACATAAAGAAGCTTTATCCTTACAACTCAGGCAACCGGCTCCTCAACATAATCGACATGGCCGTCTTTGACTTTCTTATAGGTATGTTATTATTGTGAGAAATCTCTTTATTACCACACATATAGcaaaagaagatttttttttatgcaggcAACATGGACAGACACCACTATGAGATTTTCACCAAATTTGGCGATGAAGGATTTCTTCTTCACTTGGATAACGCCAGAgggtaaaataataatttaaaaaatatatataaatcaaTATATACATGTAAATGTAGTACCTTGATGTGATTGTAGATTTGGGAAGCACAGTCAAGATGAGATGTCCATccttgcgccactctctcagTGCTGCATGTAAGTTGAACTGCAAAAGAAAATCGACAGCATTCGTCACAAATGTTTATATTATTTGCCCCTGCAGAATAAAGCGGTCCACTCTCCTGCGGCTCCAGCTCTTGGCCCAACCGCAGTTCAGACTGAGCGACATGATGAGGGAGTCTCTGCTAAAAGACCACCTGCGGCCCATCCTAACAGACCCGCATCTCTCAGCCCTGGATCGCCGCCTCGTGAAGATCCTGCGAGCGGTCCAGCGTTGCACGCGCAAGCTGGGTTCCGACCAGGTCATCACCAATGACTTCATCGGAGCTACGGTGAAGCCTCGGGCCAACGCAGAGAGCAAAAAGGCCAGGTAGCAGCAGACGGTGGCAGTCAACTCTGCTCCTTAAGACTTCATGATGAAGTGCAGTCGTTTCGATTTTAATGGAACAAGCCAGGAATCAATACTAGATGCTGTGAAAGCTCCAGTGAGGGAATCTGAGGAGGTTCCGCGTGAAAGGCATCCATCTGCGCATTATTGACAAGCCTGTTGTTGCACATAAGCACATGAATGTTAACAAAAACAGCGCACATTAAATATAAAGTTCGCTAAAGACAAACAGGGTAGACGTTTTAAGACTCAATGTCTCCCTCTAGCGGCTTGagttgaaaatattttcataaagGCACCCCATGaataacacacaaaataaaacccgCTTGAGTCagattgtttttactttttttattgcttaaactgCCATCTGGAACAATCTATACCAAAAAGGATAAACATCTTTCCACATATAGGAGGTCAAACTGAACACAGGGAAGAATAGAAAAAGAACGGTCCTCTCATGGCCCATACCGATACCCGCTGGAACCAGCGGGGGTGACTGACGACTACTGTAAGCCCAGGAAAAGTTCAGCTAAGGCAAACCGGGACGACTACGGTGAGGCTAAAACATCGAAAACCGATTGCTGAGGTTGCGGCTATATACACGGAGACATTCGTCCGACAAACTTTCCCCTGTGGAGCGAGATGGACAGGAAGTGACTAAACGTGGTGTTATCTTTTCAGGTAAAAATGTCGCAGGATTGAAGGTGATCAAATCGCCATGACGTCACAAATGGAATTTTGTCGTTCTCGTGTCGACGATGCCAAACATTATCCCGAATAAGCGCGGAGAACAAATCACAAGCGGGTGGAAAAGACAGGCGGCGTTTTCCAGTTGgcaaaaaagcaaaaagttTTCAATAAATAACTCGCTCTTAATACATAAATACCTTGAATGTcctgaaatatttttcaaaacgcAATTTTGTAAGTTAGGGGaatggggggcaaaaaaaaaaaaaaatcgcaactCATTATTACACAATACAATTATATACTGTTGTGTCAATAGACAAGAAGCATTTATTTACTTTGTGGCACTGAACAGCTAAAATAGAATTTATGGAAAAATAAGTGTTTACAAAAGACAAGAgaacatatctttttttttttttaagattaccATCACTCCAAACCATAAATTTAAGAATAGTTATTGAACTAGAACATTTTGATTACAAAGCAAGTGACCAAGTTATTTGGTGTCTACTAAAAGAATGGAATACTGAAATATACaatacttgcttttttttttttttaccctttctatatatattttctgaTTTTAATCTTCAAGTAAAGGTGTTCTACTGATTAGCACAAAAAAAGGGTTTGAGGGGAAAACCAAAATCCTGTCTAATGCTCCAAATAGAAGGTAACATTGCATCTCAGGTGGAATGAACATTTGGCACCAGCCTCTACACACTAAAACTCAACTCAACTCATTCTACTGCTCAggaagctgaaaaaaaaaaaaaaaaaaaaaaaaaaaaaaaaaggtctgacTGACATTTGGTGCGATCATCTCCTATGCTGGCGAGCCTCTGCTGCACGTGTCTAATGGGAaaattccaaaaagaaaaacatccgtCTGTAACAAATTCCCCATGTGAGGTTTCTGATTGTCCTGTCTTTGAGAGCCCGGATCTCCTAACAAATGTGGCTTTGCGTTCTCCGAAAAACAAAGCGGAACCCAGCGCGTAGCTGACAAAAGCGGCGTGAATGCAACTGTGCCTACACGGTTAACGTTACAGCGGCTGGTACAAGCGCTGGTGAACGGCTAAAAGCCACCTCCGGGCGGCTGGGAAAGAAAAACACGGGGAACTCAGGAGAGGAGGGgcgaaaaaagaggaaaggaagTGGCGGAAAGCAAATTGCGTTGGTGGACCCGAAGTCGAAAAGGgcgaggggaggggtgggggtcgGGGTCGAGCCCCTTCAGACCGACAGCGAGACGAAGCTGTTGTACTGTTGGATGTTGCGTTTGAGGATGTCCGAGCACGGGCCCAGCACGCGCTCGAAGCGAGGCCGGTCCAGCTTGACGCACTTCAGGGGGCCGCGGGCCACCACGGTGGCGGCGCGGGGGCGGTTCATCAGCAGCGCGATCTCACCTGAGTGAAAAGTGCAATGGCTCTTAAAAGGAAAATTCAGAGCTGTCACTATTCTTCAAATTAGTCCCAAGTTCATACTTTTTCCACATATTTCAAAAGGAATCAAAATGCCAATAATGCTGTGCGCAGCTCTGCCACACGAGGGCGGTATAAAATAATTCTTTCTAAAATGTGAACACTAGAAAAGAAACCATGAGTCCCAAATAtggacaaaaaaattaaatatttctttACCAAAGTAGTCGGATGGTCCTAATCTTCCCACTTCGACAAACTCCTCGTTCTCCGAGCGACGTTGCAGCACCGCAGCAGAACCCTGATGTAAGCACGCAACAAACACGCATGATGCCGAGCGTGAAACGGCCGCGGCTCTTTTGCGTGCTCCTCTTCAACGGCTGCATTTACCTCCAAAATGATGAAGAACTCATCTCCAGGTTCTCCCTGCACCACAATCTTCTGGCCGTCCTCAAACTGGACCGGCTCCAGGGCGTCGGCGACGGTCAGGCGCTCCCACTTGTCCAGAGACTCTGAGGGAATCAAGCACTCAGTTGTAATCACGCCAGAGTACACGCAGTGcgacaaaaatattaaaaaaggacgcacctaaaatggacactttCCTCAGGAATTCCTCGTacatcttcctcttcctcaaaGTGCTTCCCTACATTCAAACACAAAATGTCTGGTTAATATTCTTGGCCGCCATGCGAGCCAAGCGCCGACGTTTGGGCACCATGAGTATTCTCCTGTAGCTGTCTCTGTCGATGCCCCACAGCTTGACGTTGGTCTTGGCCCGGACGGTGGCGGCCCTCGGGGTGCCGTATATCAGCGCCAGCTCTCCGAAGCTGCCGCCTTCGCCGATGCTCGTGACCCATTCGTTGTTCACGTACACCTGGACCatagaagaggaggaggcaaaGTCTTCCTGCTAGTTTCCGGTCATCATAAGAGAAACTACTCACATCCATCTCTCCTTGGTCAATAACGTAGAAATTGTCACCCTCATCACCTGCGAAAGGAAAATTGTAAATACGGGTCTCGATTTGGTATTGTCAAAACAATCCTACCCTGCAAAATGACGGTCTCCCCGGCGATGTAGGTGACAGGAAACATAGCGTCAAAGATGTCACTAAAAAAGAAACGTTTGAGAGTtagttcatgaaaaaaaaaaagaaactcctcCCTTTTCTTCAACAGTTCCAAGATACAACAAAATGGGCACCAAAGCATTACTTTTATACCACAAAGGGCTCTATTAAATGCtccctggacaaaaaaaaatcaagtaccTCCTTTCATTGTCGTCCAAGTGCGAGAAGAGCACGTTCTTTTCAATAGCTTTGGCTAAGGCCGCCATTGTCTTGTAGTCCTTCGGAATGACCTGAAGAGACAACGCGACTGAAGGAACCTCTTCAACCAAGAATCTCGCTAGACACATTTGTGTACCTTTCTGACATAAGAAGCGGCATCCTCCTCCGTGTAAACCTCAGCGCTGAAGGCTCCCCGCCGCCTGCGACCCTTCACCACGGGGTTCATGGGCGGGGACACCTCCTCGTCGCGGGAGTCAGAGCGCGAACTGGCCTTCTGCTGGTTCTGGATCTGCTTCGCCTCCTCCTGGTGGGGAGAAGGGAtgcaagaa comes from the Syngnathus typhle isolate RoL2023-S1 ecotype Sweden linkage group LG18, RoL_Styp_1.0, whole genome shotgun sequence genome and includes:
- the fam20a gene encoding pseudokinase FAM20A — translated: MRKERLLLAVTLIAIFSADLYFILLPKLRNVEGLGQFCSCRRGNFIFPARFSIWTSVPLQDVYASGLPNGGSKLDSLFAHPLYNIQNPTLEAEERLLQVELLMNYYRKKISRWERHMKLYNEAASTSNITMTQHRVDFDVDASWLKFHTGISRHALYSRHDPAVTRLLADMRDMMVVNADYTQDEKALKGACDCSQVVKPSGHHLKLALKMQNFGKAMFKPMRQERDEETPDDVFFFVDVQRHNAEIAAFHLDRILDFRRVPPVVGRYLNLTGEVLQVTRNDDLRAVFFTSPANNTCFFSKCLYTCKTEYAVCGHPDLLEGSLSAYLPSLSIAPRISIPNPWIRSYTFTGQEEWQVNPSYCDNIKKLYPYNSGNRLLNIIDMAVFDFLIGNMDRHHYEIFTKFGDEGFLLHLDNARGFGKHSQDEMSILAPLSQCCIIKRSTLLRLQLLAQPQFRLSDMMRESLLKDHLRPILTDPHLSALDRRLVKILRAVQRCTRKLGSDQVITNDFIGATVKPRANAESKKAR
- the LOC133142753 gene encoding cAMP-dependent protein kinase type I-alpha regulatory subunit, with the protein product MASGSTSSEEERSLRECEQYVQKHNIQQLLKDCIVQLCTSRPERPMAFLREYFERLEKEEAKQIQNQQKASSRSDSRDEEVSPPMNPVVKGRRRRGAFSAEVYTEEDAASYVRKVIPKDYKTMAALAKAIEKNVLFSHLDDNERSDIFDAMFPVTYIAGETVILQGDEGDNFYVIDQGEMDVYVNNEWVTSIGEGGSFGELALIYGTPRAATVRAKTNVKLWGIDRDSYRRILMGSTLRKRKMYEEFLRKVSILESLDKWERLTVADALEPVQFEDGQKIVVQGEPGDEFFIILEGSAAVLQRRSENEEFVEVGRLGPSDYFGEIALLMNRPRAATVVARGPLKCVKLDRPRFERVLGPCSDILKRNIQQYNSFVSLSV